One segment of Streptomyces sp. NBC_00576 DNA contains the following:
- a CDS encoding YbjN domain-containing protein has product MADSASIIEQVLTEADLDWESPKPGNYVVKLPGTRKLSTTVSLLVGKHSLSLNAFVIRHPDENEVGVHRWLLERNLKLYGVSYAVDRMGDVYVTSKLPLSAITPEEIDRLLGSVLEAADGGFNTLLELGFASAIRKEYAWRVSRGESTRNLDAFAHLTQRPTTATTATTD; this is encoded by the coding sequence ATGGCTGATTCGGCGTCGATCATCGAGCAGGTCCTCACCGAGGCCGACCTGGACTGGGAGAGCCCGAAGCCCGGCAACTACGTCGTAAAACTCCCGGGCACCCGCAAACTCTCGACGACGGTTTCGCTCCTCGTGGGCAAGCACTCCCTCTCACTCAACGCCTTCGTGATCCGCCACCCCGACGAGAACGAGGTGGGGGTCCACCGCTGGCTCCTGGAACGCAACCTCAAGCTGTACGGCGTGAGTTACGCGGTGGACCGCATGGGCGACGTCTACGTGACGTCCAAGCTGCCCCTGTCGGCGATCACCCCGGAGGAGATCGACCGCCTCCTCGGCTCCGTCCTGGAGGCGGCCGACGGTGGCTTCAACACCCTCCTGGAGCTGGGTTTCGCGTCGGCGATCCGCAAGGAGTACGCCTGGCGGGTGTCCCGGGGCGAGTCGACCCGAAACCTGGACGCGTTCGCCCACCTGACCCAGCGCCCAACGACGGCTACGACTGCTACGACCGACTGA
- the mshA gene encoding D-inositol-3-phosphate glycosyltransferase, giving the protein MSQYIGLLGRRRRPRRVAMLSVHTSPLHQPGTGDAGGMNVYIVELAQRLAAINIEVEIFTRATTAALPPSVELAPGVLVRHIDAGPYEGLPKEDLPAQLCAFTHGVMQAWAGHRPGHYDLVHSHYWLSGHVGWLAAQRWGTPLVHAMHTMAKVKNAALAAGDNPEPAARVIGEMQVVAAADRLIANTSEEADELVRHYDADPGKVAVVHPGVNLDRFSPADGRAAARARLGLPQDALIPLFAGRIQPLKAPDVLLRAVAVLLDERPELRANIVVPIVGGPSGSGLAKPEGLQKLAARLGIADVVRFRPPVGQDQLADWFRAASVLVMPSYSESFGLVAIEAQAAGTPVLAAAVGGLPVAVDEGRTGFLVQGHDPAAYARVLRDFADNDTLTARMGATAAQHARRFGWDASAAATGDVYTAAMQAHRRRVRSLHG; this is encoded by the coding sequence GTGAGCCAGTACATCGGCCTGCTGGGCCGCCGCCGCAGGCCCCGCCGGGTAGCCATGCTCTCCGTGCACACCTCACCCCTCCACCAGCCCGGCACGGGCGACGCCGGCGGTATGAACGTGTACATCGTCGAGCTCGCGCAGCGCCTCGCCGCGATCAACATCGAGGTCGAGATCTTCACCCGGGCCACCACGGCCGCCCTTCCCCCGTCCGTCGAGCTGGCCCCCGGCGTCCTCGTGCGCCACATCGACGCGGGCCCCTACGAGGGCCTCCCCAAGGAGGACCTGCCGGCCCAGCTGTGCGCCTTCACCCACGGCGTCATGCAGGCCTGGGCCGGCCACCGCCCCGGCCACTACGACCTCGTGCACTCGCACTACTGGCTCTCCGGCCACGTCGGCTGGCTCGCCGCCCAGCGCTGGGGCACCCCTCTGGTGCACGCCATGCACACCATGGCCAAGGTCAAGAACGCCGCCCTGGCCGCGGGCGACAACCCCGAACCGGCCGCCCGCGTGATCGGCGAGATGCAGGTCGTGGCCGCCGCCGACCGTCTCATCGCCAACACCTCCGAAGAGGCCGACGAACTCGTACGGCACTACGACGCCGACCCCGGCAAGGTCGCCGTCGTCCACCCGGGCGTCAACCTCGACCGCTTCTCCCCGGCCGACGGCCGCGCCGCCGCCCGCGCCCGCCTGGGCCTCCCGCAGGACGCCCTGATCCCCCTCTTCGCGGGCCGAATCCAGCCCCTGAAAGCCCCCGACGTACTGCTCCGCGCGGTCGCCGTCCTCCTGGACGAGCGCCCCGAGCTGCGCGCCAACATCGTCGTCCCGATAGTCGGCGGCCCCAGCGGCAGCGGCCTGGCCAAGCCGGAAGGCCTGCAGAAGCTCGCCGCCCGCCTGGGCATCGCCGACGTCGTACGGTTCCGCCCGCCCGTCGGCCAGGACCAGCTGGCGGACTGGTTCCGGGCGGCCTCCGTCCTGGTCATGCCGTCGTACAGCGAATCGTTCGGCCTGGTCGCCATAGAGGCGCAGGCGGCGGGCACGCCGGTGCTGGCGGCGGCGGTCGGCGGCCTCCCGGTGGCCGTCGACGAAGGACGTACGGGATTCCTCGTACAGGGCCACGATCCGGCCGCCTACGCGCGCGTGCTGCGCGATTTCGCCGACAACGACACCCTGACCGCCCGGATGGGCGCGACGGCGGCCCAGCACGCCCGGCGCTTCGGCTGGGACGCCTCGGCCGCCGCCACGGGGGACGTCTACACGGCCGCGATGCAGGCCCACAGGCGTCGCGTACGCTCGCTGCATGGCTGA
- a CDS encoding MDR family MFS transporter, with protein MSLAALKRAARESVSGLPREFWWLWTSTLVNRLGAFVATFMAIYLTLDRGYSASYAGLVVSLHGLGGVVSSIGGGVMTDRLGRRPTLLIAQSSTAFSVALLGFVHDPVAIAAVAFLVGMASNASRPAVQAMMADIVRPEDRVRAFSLNYWAINLGFAVSSAGAGFIAEVSYVAGFLVEAGMTLACAVVVFLKLPESRPTPATKEEQAEASVGLGTVLRDGRFMSVVGLCFLVALIFQQGAVGLPIAMGEAGFTPADFGMVIAVNGVLVVVLQIPVTRFIEHRDARRLLVASSLLAGYGFGLTAFAGSVGVFVLTVCVWTLAEIINAPTQTGLVVRLSPVHGRGRYQGMYTMSWAVAGLVAPLMSGFVIDHFGAEWLWGLCAVIGTVAGVGYWVLMERVAEGNDGTGPAHSPSGASVSEAVAEQAV; from the coding sequence GTGTCACTGGCCGCCTTGAAACGCGCTGCCCGAGAGTCCGTTTCCGGGTTGCCCCGCGAGTTCTGGTGGCTGTGGACCAGCACCCTCGTCAACCGGCTCGGGGCCTTCGTCGCCACCTTCATGGCGATCTATCTGACCCTCGACCGCGGCTACTCCGCGTCGTACGCAGGTCTGGTCGTCTCGCTGCACGGGCTCGGCGGGGTCGTCTCGTCGATCGGGGGCGGGGTCATGACCGACCGGCTCGGACGGCGCCCCACACTTCTCATCGCGCAGTCGTCCACGGCGTTCTCCGTCGCGCTGCTCGGCTTCGTGCACGATCCCGTCGCCATCGCGGCCGTCGCCTTTCTCGTCGGTATGGCGAGCAATGCCTCGCGGCCGGCCGTGCAGGCGATGATGGCGGACATCGTGCGGCCCGAGGACCGCGTGCGCGCCTTCTCCCTCAACTACTGGGCGATCAACCTCGGGTTCGCCGTCTCCTCCGCCGGCGCCGGCTTCATCGCCGAGGTCAGTTATGTCGCCGGGTTCCTCGTCGAGGCTGGTATGACGCTGGCCTGCGCGGTCGTCGTCTTCCTCAAGCTGCCCGAGTCACGGCCGACGCCGGCCACGAAGGAGGAGCAGGCGGAGGCCTCCGTCGGGCTCGGGACCGTGCTGCGCGACGGGCGCTTCATGAGCGTCGTCGGGCTGTGCTTCCTCGTCGCTCTCATCTTCCAGCAGGGCGCGGTCGGGCTGCCGATCGCGATGGGCGAGGCCGGCTTCACCCCGGCGGACTTCGGGATGGTCATCGCCGTCAACGGCGTGCTGGTGGTCGTGCTGCAGATCCCCGTCACCCGTTTCATCGAGCACCGGGACGCCCGTCGGCTTCTCGTGGCCTCGTCTCTTCTCGCCGGGTACGGGTTCGGGCTCACCGCGTTCGCCGGATCGGTCGGCGTCTTCGTCCTCACGGTGTGCGTGTGGACCCTGGCCGAGATCATCAACGCGCCCACCCAGACGGGGCTGGTCGTGCGGCTGTCCCCGGTGCACGGGCGCGGTCGCTATCAGGGCATGTACACGATGTCCTGGGCGGTGGCCGGGCTGGTCGCCCCGCTGATGTCCGGCTTCGTCATCGACCACTTCGGCGCGGAGTGGCTGTGGGGCCTGTGCGCGGTCATCGGGACGGTGGCGGGGGTGGGGTACTGGGTGCTGATGGAGCGGGTTGCGGAAGGGAACGACGGCACGGGCCCGGCTCACTCGCCGTCGGGAGCCTCGGTGTCCGAGGCTGTGGCCGAACAGGCAGTCTGA
- a CDS encoding helix-turn-helix transcriptional regulator, with the protein MAAAPSQQRDVSAWRPRVPGVLEVFHAHFVEYAYPMHVHDSWTLLIVDDGAVRYDLDRHERGTPHDTVTLLPPHVPHNGSPATPDGFRKRVLYLDSTHLGDELIGAAVDRPDLRDPLLRLRVGQLHGALVRAGEEFEAASRLALVAERLRTRLRAADVPRPARVDPPLARQLRALLDERLVDGITLDEAARLVHAHPAHLVRAFSAAFGMPPHRYLTARRVERARRLLLDGQSPGAVATATGFYDQAHLTRHFKRLVGVPPGRYRLGRDVSRS; encoded by the coding sequence GTGGCCGCCGCACCCTCGCAGCAGCGAGACGTCTCCGCCTGGCGCCCGCGCGTCCCGGGTGTCCTTGAGGTGTTCCACGCCCACTTCGTCGAGTACGCCTACCCGATGCACGTACACGACTCCTGGACGCTGCTCATCGTCGACGACGGCGCCGTACGGTACGACCTCGACCGGCACGAGCGGGGCACCCCGCACGACACGGTGACCCTGTTGCCGCCGCATGTGCCGCACAACGGGTCGCCCGCGACCCCGGACGGGTTCCGTAAGCGGGTGCTCTATCTCGACTCCACCCATCTCGGCGACGAGTTGATCGGGGCCGCCGTCGACCGGCCCGATCTGCGTGATCCCCTGCTGCGGCTGCGCGTCGGGCAGTTGCACGGCGCGCTGGTGCGGGCCGGGGAGGAGTTCGAGGCCGCGAGCCGGCTGGCGCTCGTCGCGGAGCGGCTGCGTACGCGGTTACGGGCGGCGGACGTACCCCGTCCCGCGCGTGTTGATCCGCCGCTCGCCCGGCAGTTGCGCGCGCTGCTCGACGAGCGGCTCGTCGACGGGATCACGCTCGACGAGGCCGCGCGGCTCGTGCACGCGCATCCCGCGCATCTCGTACGGGCGTTCAGCGCGGCCTTCGGGATGCCGCCGCACCGGTATCTGACGGCCCGTCGTGTCGAGCGCGCCCGGCGGCTGCTCCTCGACGGGCAGTCTCCCGGGGCGGTCGCCACGGCCACCGGGTTCTACGACCAGGCCCATCTCACGCGGCACTTCAAGCGCTTGGTGGGCGTGCCGCCCGGGCGGTACCGGCTCGGTCGCGACGTCAGTCGGTCGTAG
- a CDS encoding DUF2000 domain-containing protein — translation MNAPHTTQAPTPEPTPDPIRFDTKIAVVLREDLEPWQRLNVTAFLVSGLGTTVPEVIGEPYEDADGTPYMPMFRQPVLVFEATKETLKTAHGRAVSRSLPCSVFTSDLFATGNDRDNRAAVRAVGAGELDVVGVAVYGPKNAVDKVVKGARMHP, via the coding sequence ATGAACGCACCGCACACCACCCAGGCCCCCACCCCCGAACCCACCCCCGACCCCATCCGCTTCGACACGAAGATCGCCGTGGTCCTGCGCGAGGACCTGGAACCCTGGCAGCGCCTGAACGTGACCGCGTTCCTGGTCAGCGGCCTGGGGACGACGGTCCCCGAGGTGATCGGCGAGCCGTACGAGGACGCGGACGGCACGCCGTACATGCCGATGTTCCGTCAACCGGTCCTCGTCTTCGAGGCCACCAAGGAGACCCTGAAGACGGCCCACGGCCGGGCGGTCTCCCGCTCTCTGCCGTGCTCCGTCTTCACGTCCGACCTGTTCGCCACGGGCAACGACCGGGACAACCGGGCGGCGGTACGGGCCGTGGGCGCGGGGGAGCTGGATGTGGTGGGGGTGGCGGTGTACGGACCGAAGAACGCGGTGGACAAGGTGGTGAAGGGGGCGCGGATGCACCCGTGA
- a CDS encoding class I SAM-dependent methyltransferase — protein MAPRASTTRPLGTVTRGTTNPNRLRRMDRWIAATHGAALRRAPSPVAVDLGYGAAPWTAVELLARLRTVAPRARVVGVEIEPARVAAAKPYEHEGLVFRHGGFEIPVPERPALIRAANVLRQYEEAEVAGVWARLCARLAPVTDIPGGGLLVEGTCDEIGRRHVWVALGPEGPRTVTFAARLGSLDRPSDLAERLPKALIHRNVPGEPVHAFLRDFDRAWAAAAPYASYGARQRWIRAVRDLTADWPVTDGAARWRQGEVTVAWGALAPRG, from the coding sequence ATGGCTCCCCGCGCATCGACGACCCGCCCGCTGGGAACGGTGACGCGCGGGACGACCAACCCCAATCGGCTGCGCCGCATGGACCGCTGGATCGCGGCCACGCACGGCGCCGCGCTGCGCCGCGCCCCCTCCCCCGTCGCGGTGGACCTCGGGTACGGCGCCGCGCCCTGGACGGCCGTCGAGCTGCTCGCGCGGCTGCGTACCGTGGCGCCACGCGCGCGCGTGGTGGGCGTCGAGATCGAACCGGCCCGGGTCGCGGCGGCGAAACCGTACGAGCACGAGGGGCTCGTCTTCCGGCACGGCGGGTTCGAGATCCCGGTGCCGGAGCGGCCGGCGCTCATCCGCGCGGCGAACGTGCTGCGGCAGTACGAGGAGGCCGAGGTCGCCGGGGTCTGGGCACGCCTGTGCGCTCGGCTTGCGCCGGTCACGGACATCCCCGGGGGCGGGCTGCTCGTCGAGGGGACGTGCGACGAGATCGGGCGCCGGCACGTGTGGGTCGCCCTCGGGCCCGAGGGGCCGCGCACGGTCACCTTCGCGGCCCGGCTCGGCTCCCTGGACCGCCCCTCCGACCTCGCCGAGCGCCTCCCGAAGGCCCTCATCCACCGGAACGTTCCCGGCGAACCGGTGCACGCCTTCCTGCGCGACTTCGACCGCGCCTGGGCCGCCGCGGCGCCCTACGCCTCGTACGGGGCCCGCCAGCGCTGGATCCGGGCGGTGCGGGACCTGACGGCGGACTGGCCGGTGACGGACGGGGCGGCGCGCTGGCGGCAGGGGGAAGTGAC
- a CDS encoding IS5 family transposase: protein MARRKPWEVSDELWAVIEPLLPKHERRFRHPGRKRIDDRKTLQGVLFVLYTGVQWEFLPQELGFGSGPTCWRRLAEWQEAGVWEELQRVLLDRLRAADRLDFSRATIDASHVQAKRGRSSPKVGPSPVDRARPGSKHHVLTEAHGIPLRVSLTGGHRNDVTQLLPLVDGLAPVRGKRGRPRRKPRTLYADRGYDHDIYRRRLRERGITPKIARRGQPHGSGLGKVRWVAESAIAWLHGPRRLRTRWEARDDMHDAFLQLAHCMTLARKNPAF, encoded by the coding sequence ATGGCGCGGCGGAAGCCGTGGGAGGTCAGTGACGAGTTGTGGGCGGTGATCGAGCCGCTGCTGCCGAAGCATGAGCGGCGGTTCCGGCACCCGGGGCGCAAGCGGATCGATGACCGCAAGACGCTCCAGGGGGTGCTGTTCGTCCTGTACACCGGTGTCCAGTGGGAGTTCCTGCCGCAGGAGTTGGGGTTCGGTTCGGGTCCCACGTGCTGGCGGCGGCTGGCCGAGTGGCAGGAGGCCGGGGTGTGGGAGGAACTCCAGCGGGTGCTGCTGGACCGGCTTCGGGCGGCTGATCGCCTCGACTTCTCCCGCGCCACGATCGACGCCTCGCACGTGCAGGCCAAGCGGGGGCGCAGCAGCCCAAAAGTCGGTCCGAGCCCGGTTGACCGCGCGCGGCCGGGCTCGAAGCATCACGTGCTGACCGAGGCGCACGGCATCCCGCTGCGGGTGTCCCTGACCGGCGGTCACCGCAACGACGTCACCCAGCTCCTGCCGCTGGTCGACGGGCTGGCACCGGTACGCGGCAAGCGGGGCCGGCCCCGGCGCAAGCCCCGCACGTTATACGCCGACCGCGGCTACGACCACGACATCTACCGCCGCCGTCTGCGCGAGCGCGGCATCACACCGAAGATCGCCCGGCGCGGCCAGCCGCACGGCTCCGGCCTGGGCAAAGTCCGGTGGGTTGCCGAGTCCGCCATCGCCTGGCTCCACGGCCCCCGCCGCCTACGAACCCGCTGGGAAGCACGCGACGACATGCACGACGCCTTCCTCCAGCTCGCCCACTGCATGACCCTGGCCCGGAAGAATCCAGCATTCTGA
- a CDS encoding phosphoglyceromutase: MADAPYKLILLRHGESEWNAKNLFTGWVDVNLTDKGEKEAVRGGELLKDAGLLPDVLHTSLQRRAIRTAQLALESADRHWIPVHRSWRLNERHYGALQGKDKAQTLAEFGEEQFMLWRRSYDTPPPALEDGTEFSQSDDPRYATIPPELRPRTECLKDVVVRMLPYWYDGIVPDLLAGRTVLVAAHGNSLRGLVKHLDGISDEAISGLNIPTGIPLAYELDADFKPVKPGGTYLDPDAAAAAIEAVKNQGKKK; this comes from the coding sequence ATGGCCGACGCACCGTACAAGCTGATCCTCCTCCGCCACGGCGAGAGCGAATGGAACGCGAAGAACCTGTTCACCGGCTGGGTGGACGTCAACCTCACCGACAAGGGCGAGAAGGAGGCGGTCCGCGGCGGTGAGCTGCTCAAGGACGCCGGCCTGCTCCCCGACGTGCTCCACACCTCCCTCCAGAGGCGCGCGATCCGCACGGCCCAGCTGGCCCTGGAGTCCGCGGACCGCCACTGGATCCCCGTACACCGTTCGTGGCGCCTGAACGAGCGCCACTACGGCGCCCTCCAGGGCAAGGACAAGGCCCAGACGCTCGCCGAGTTCGGCGAGGAGCAGTTCATGCTCTGGCGCCGCTCGTACGACACCCCGCCCCCGGCGCTGGAAGACGGCACGGAGTTCTCCCAGTCGGACGACCCGCGCTACGCGACGATCCCCCCGGAGCTGCGCCCCCGCACGGAGTGCCTGAAGGACGTCGTCGTCCGCATGCTCCCGTACTGGTACGACGGCATCGTCCCGGACCTCCTCGCCGGCCGCACGGTCCTGGTCGCGGCCCACGGCAACAGCCTCCGCGGCCTGGTCAAGCACCTCGACGGCATCTCCGACGAGGCGATCTCCGGCCTGAACATCCCGACGGGCATCCCCCTCGCCTACGAACTGGACGCCGACTTCAAGCCGGTAAAGCCGGGCGGCACCTACCTCGACCCGGACGCGGCTGCGGCGGCGATCGAGGCGGTCAAGAACCAGGGCAAGAAGAAGTAG